The following proteins come from a genomic window of Legionella cherrii:
- the sdhC gene encoding succinate dehydrogenase, cytochrome b556 subunit, with the protein MNKKRPVNLDLGSLNYPPMAIASILHRISGVVLFLLLPIMLYIFGQSMQSEEAFTQVKSLLSHPAYKMILWAFGAAMIYHVLAGIRHLLMDMGFGEHLNAGRRSAVLVIILAIILSIFLGIWIW; encoded by the coding sequence GTGAACAAAAAAAGACCCGTTAATCTGGATTTGGGTAGTTTAAATTATCCCCCTATGGCAATAGCGTCCATTTTACATAGGATTTCAGGGGTAGTTTTATTTTTACTGTTACCCATAATGCTTTATATTTTTGGCCAATCAATGCAATCTGAAGAAGCCTTTACACAAGTGAAAAGTTTGTTGTCTCATCCTGCTTATAAAATGATCCTGTGGGCATTTGGTGCGGCAATGATTTATCACGTACTTGCAGGGATTAGACATCTTTTGATGGATATGGGGTTTGGTGAGCATCTTAATGCTGGTCGGCGTTCCGCTGTTTTAGTCATTATTCTTGCCATTATTTTGTCAATTTTTCTAGGAATCTGGATATGGTAA